From a region of the Gossypium raimondii isolate GPD5lz chromosome 10, ASM2569854v1, whole genome shotgun sequence genome:
- the LOC105775265 gene encoding uncharacterized protein LOC105775265, with protein MGQLATKLCSRPQGALPSNIENLRNFSKEYCKVVELRGDKILEPKKDVVEDEPAENKGRQSMIKNKLPPKLKDPGSFTIPCNIEKSYCGKALYDLGASINLMPKSIFKLLGIGKVRPTTVTLQLVDRLLAYPEGNIEDVLVRVDNFIFTADFIVLDFKEDKEVQIILETTFLATGRTLIDVQKGELNMRV; from the exons atgggtcagttagctactAAGCTTTGTAGTAGACCGCAAGGAGCCTTGCCAAGCAATatagaaaatttgagaaatttcaGTAAGGAATATTGCAAAGTGGTAGAGTTACGAGGTGATAAGATTTTGGAACCTAAGAAGGATGTGGTTGAAGATGAGCCTGCTGAAAATAAAGGAAGACAATCAATGATTAAA AACAAGCTACCTCCGAAACTAAAGGATCCTGGAAGCTTTACGATACCTTGCAACATCGAAAAATCATattgtggtaaagctttgtacGACCTTGGagcaagtatcaacttgatgcccaaatCCATTTTCAAGCTGTTAGGAATAGGTAAAGTAAGACCTACTACTGTGACACTTCAACTGGTGGATCGATTGTTAGCATATCCTGAAGGGAAtatcgaggatgttttggtaagagttgataactttatttttacTGCTGATTTTATTGTATTGGATTTTAAAGAAGATAAGGAAGTTCAAATCATCCTTGAAACAACTTTCCTAGCCACGGGAAGAACATTGATAGATGTGCAAAAAGGTGAACTCAACATGCGAGTTTGA